A single region of the Acidobacteriota bacterium genome encodes:
- a CDS encoding dihydrofolate reductase: MRLSIIAAMARNRVIGRDNRLPWRLPADWRRFKRLTMGHHLIMGRKTFESIGRPLPGRISIVLTGRRSYAPAGVQVAASLEDALRLAQGDKEVFVGGGAGVYRQTL; the protein is encoded by the coding sequence ATGAGGCTGTCCATCATCGCGGCCATGGCCCGGAACCGCGTCATCGGCCGCGACAACCGGTTGCCGTGGCGGTTGCCCGCCGACTGGCGGCGATTCAAACGGCTCACCATGGGCCACCATCTGATCATGGGGAGAAAGACATTCGAGTCCATCGGCAGGCCGTTGCCGGGCCGGATCTCCATCGTGCTCACCGGACGGCGTTCCTATGCGCCCGCGGGAGTCCAGGTGGCGGCCTCCCTGGAAGACGCCCTCCGCTTGGCTCAAGGTGACAAAGAAGTCTTCGTCGGAGGCGGCGCCGGAGTCTACCGCCAGACCTTG